One Pichia kudriavzevii chromosome 3, complete sequence genomic window carries:
- a CDS encoding uncharacterized protein (PKUD0C07880; similar to Saccharomyces cerevisiae YNL003C (PET8); ancestral locus Anc_1.404), which yields MKIHVEIFKTLRILSCRVKVNPFWRPSIITAMEKTDIQSAFVTSLISGGAAGTATDLAFFPIDTLKTRLQAKGGFFHNGGFRGLYKGLGSAVIASAPSASLFFITYDTSKSFLKNELPLYLPNLEKGTSTHLSHMIAASLGEIAACLVRVPAEVIKQRTQSLQFNSSLESFKYIITNQSGEGVFQGLYRGWGTTIMREIPFTVIQFPLYEHMKSIWAQYQGVERVSPLQGALCGSIAGGIAAASTTPLDVLKTRLMLSKERIGVFKLARNIVSEEGYRVLFSGIGPRTMWISAGGAIFLGVYEFVSTSISNGEKLKL from the coding sequence ATGAAAATACACgttgaaatcttcaagaCTTTGCGAATATTAAGTTGTAGAGTCAAAGTAAATCCCTTTTGGAGACCATCAATCATTACCGCAATGGAGAAAACGGACATACAGAGTGCTTTTGTGACATCGTTGATCAGCGGGGGAGCAGCAGGTACAGCCACAGATTTGGCTTTTTTCCCCATCGACACTCTCAAGACACGACTTCAAGCCAAGGGTGGGTTCTTTCACAATGGAGGGTTCAGAGGTCTTTATAAAGGTCTAGGAAGTGCAGTAATTGCTTCTGCGCCTTCTGCATCGCTGTTTTTTATTACTTATGATACTAGTAAATCTTTTCTAAAGAATGAATTACCCTTGTATCTTCccaatttggaaaaaggTACTTCAACTCATTTGTCCCATATGATTGCAGCCTCCTTAGGTGAAATAGCAGCATGCCTAGTTCGGGTACCGGCAGAAGTTATTAAACAACGTACTCAGTCTCTACAGTTTAACTCTTCCTTagaatctttcaaatacatCATTACTAACCAATCAGGTGAAGGTGTGTTTCAAGGTTTATATAGGGGCTGGGGGACAACAATCATGCGTGAAATACCGTTTACCGTGATTCAATTCCCGCTGTATGAACACATGAAGTCGATTTGGGCACAGTATCAAGGAGTTGAGAGGGTTTCTCCGTTGCAAGGTGCATTGTGCGGTTCAATTGCAGGGGGTATTGCTGCAGCATCAACTACACCATTGGATGTCCTGAAGACCAGATTGATGCTAAGCAAGGAAAGAAttggtgttttcaaattggcAAGAAACATCGTCTCTGAAGAAGGATACAGAGTTTTGTTTAGCGGCATTGGCCCAAGAACTATGTGGATCAGTGCTGGTGGGGCAATCTTCCTTGGTGTGTATGAGTTTGTGAGCACATCAATCTCCAATGGGGAGAAACTGAAGTTGTGA
- a CDS encoding uncharacterized protein (PKUD0C07890; similar to Saccharomyces cerevisiae YCL017C (NFS1); ancestral locus Anc_1.403), whose amino-acid sequence MTFALQFRNSIVQRPGFLRALRQLSTSKQSLNQVGNAKPPAGSKVSLANSKLGSSEYGSRPIYLDMQATTPVDPRVLDKMLEFYTGYYGNPHSATHAYGWESESAVEKARAYVAEVIGADPKEIIFTSGATESNNAALKGVARFYSKTKKHIITTQTEHKCVLDTCRHLQDDGFEVTYLKVNEDGLIDLEELEKAIRKDTAIVSIMGVNNEIGVIQPLEEIGRICRSHKVFFHSDCAQAYGKIPIDVNKMNIDLMSISSHKIYGPMGIGALYVRRRPRVRLDPIINGGGQERGLRSGTLAPPLVAGFGEASRLMMKEYDSDHAHISKLSKKLIDNLLAIEHTQLNGSKDHRYAGCVNVSFAYVEGESLLMALKDIALSSGSACTSASLEPSYVLHALGADDALAHSSIRFGIGRFTTEAEIDYVSQAMKERVGFLREMSPLWEMVKEGIDLNSIEWAGH is encoded by the coding sequence ATGACGTTTGCCCTACAATTTAGAAATTCCATAGTCCAGCGTCCTGGATTCTTGAGGGCCCTACGCCAGCTCTCAACGTCAAAGCAAAGTTTGAATCAGGTTGGCAACGCAAAACCTCCAGCTGGTTCGAAAGTTTCATTGGCTAATTCTAAATTAGGATCCTCTGAATATGGTTCACGTCCAATATATTTGGATATGCAGGCTACCACGCCGGTTGACCCAAGGGTTTTGGATAAAATGCTAGAGTTTTATACGGGTTATTATGGTAATCCGCATTCGGCAACACATGCTTACGGTTGGGAGAGTGAAAGTGCAGTTGAGAAGGCGAGAGCTTATGTTGCCGAAGTTATTGGTGCTGATCCAAAGGAAATTATATTCACCTCAGGAGCAACTGAGTCTAACAATGCGGCCTTAAAGGGTGTTGCTAGATTTTATTCCAAGACTAAGAAACATATAATCACAACCCAAACAGAACACAAATGTGTTTTGGATACCTGTCGGCATTTACAAGATGATGGATTTGAAGTTACGTACTTGAAGGTCAATGAAGACGGTTTGATCGATCTAGAGGAGTTAGAGAAGGCTATCCGTAAAGATACTGCTATTGTTTCAATTATGGGTGTCAATAATGAAATCGGTGTTATCCAACCACTAGAAGAAATTGGCCGTATTTGTCGTTCGCACAAAGTTTTCTTCCATTCTGACTGTGCACAAGCCTATGGTAAGATTCCAATTGATGTCAATAAAATGAACATTGATTTGATGTCGATTTCATCCCACAAAATCTATGGACCAATGGGTATTGGTGCCTTATATGTGAGAAGAAGGCCAAGAGTTAGATTAGATCCAATCATCAATGGAGGTGGTCAAGAGAGAGGATTGAGGTCAGGTACTCTTGCACCACCATTGGTAGCAGGATTTGGAGAAGCTTCGaggttgatgatgaaggaATATGACAGCGATCACGCAcatatttccaaattatCGAAGAAGCTGATTGACAATCTATTAGCTATTGAGCACACACAACTAAATGGCTCAAAGGACCATAGATATGCAGGTTGTGTTAATGTTTCGTTTGCTTATGTTGAAGGTGAATCATTACTTATGGctttgaaagatattgCCTTGAGTTCTGGATCTGCGTGTACATCTGCAAGTTTGGAGCCTTCTTATGTCTTGCACGCACTTGGTGCAGATGATGCATTAGCACATTCGAGTATTAGGTTTGGTATTGGTAGATTTACAACCGAAGCTGAGATTGACTATGTTTCACAAGCAATGAAGGAAAGGGTTGGATTCCTAAGAGAAATGAGTCCTTTGTGGGAGATGGTTAAAGAAGGTATTGACTTAAATTCCATTGAATGGGCAGGACACTAG
- a CDS encoding uncharacterized protein (PKUD0C07900; similar to Saccharomyces cerevisiae YOL105C (WSC3) and YNL283C (WSC2); ancestral locus Anc_3.78) codes for MTSISKLSILILSLFSLTDAAFQLQGCFPESALQGLTFADEYIWQSSGHCEEQCPDSYIAATTEGNKCYCASNIDLSAEASSSSCSAKCSGYPEEMCGADNYFNVYINGDASASSASSSPSTSSSTSSSSSTSSTSSSSSTSSTSSLSTGSSSDAETTSTSLQSDSTLSTSTSTDGQSSTSIWQTTSSSSTEAYSTVSSTSEEPSTTSTPLSSSSSSTESSSSTTPSPTSTSQVPESTSYVESEITSTAIISSTFVSTSVLNSRQTLITIVQSVTSVSVQVRTATAVHTATVVPTLLNSNGNSNNKQKKSSGISGGAIAGIVIGVVAGVLIIGGMLLWLLGVPLLCIPARRRQDDDDEKSIRDDDSLAYANPHDAAIAGVAGYGRTPGYLLSPDQLSIGYGNRRFSASSLPDAANGSHSESDSSKGGGLRVINPDQLSEADLDSMR; via the coding sequence ATGACATCTATATCGAAATTGTCAATTCTTATTCTATCGTTATTCTCCTTGACAGATGCCGCCTTTCAGTTACAAGGATGTTTCCCGGAATCTGCATTACAGGGATTGACCTTTGCCGATGAGTACATTTGGCAGTCGTCCGGCCATTGCGAGGAACAGTGTCCGGATTCGTACATTGCAGCCACCACAGAGGGAAACAAGTGCTACTGTGCCTCTAATATTGATCTATCCGCCGAGGCAAGCTCGAGTAGCTGCTCGGCAAAATGTTCAGGGTACCCAGAGGAGATGTGTGGTGCAGACAACTACTTCAATGTTTACATCAACGGCGATGCCAGCGCCAGTTCGGCATCGAGCTCACCATCAACTAGCTCGTCTACATCGTCTAGCTCGAGTACGTCGTCTACATCGTCTAGCTCGAGTACGTCGTCTACGTCGTCATTGTCCACAGGATCCTCATCCGATGCTGAAACAACTTCCACGTCCTTGCAATCGGATTCGACGTTGTCcacttcaacatcaactgATGGCCAGTCGTCCACTTCAATCTGGCAAACCacttcctcttcatcaactgAGGCGTATTCTACAGTGTCATCAACTTCAGAGGAACCGTCTACTACTTCAACTCCCTTGTCTTCCTCGTCATCGTCAACAGAATCTTCAAGTTCTACAACCCCGTCCCCAACTTCCACTTCTCAAGTCCCAGAGTCAACTAGTTATGTAGAATCCGAAATCACAAGCACGGCAATCATCTCCTCAACTTTCGTCTCCACCTCGGTGCTCAACTCCCGCCAAACCCTAATTACAATTGTGCAGAGTGTGACGTCGGTTTCGGTTCAAGTCAGAACCGCTACAGCAGTGCATACTGCAACCGTTGTGCCAACCCTGTTGAACTCCAACGGAAACTCCAACAACAAGCAAAAGAAGTCTTCAGGAATATCAGGAGGCGCTATTGCCGGCATTGTCATTGGTGTCGTTGCAGGTGTACTTATAATAGGAGGCATGCTTCTATGGCTACTCGGGGTTCCTCTACTTTGTATTCCGGCAAGACGCAGAcaagatgatgatgatgaaaaatcaataagaGACGACGATTCTCTCGCTTATGCAAACCCTCATGATGCTGCAATTGCCGGCGTTGCCGGCTACGGCCGAACACCGGGATACTTGTTAAGCCCCGATCAATTAAGCATAGGTTACGGGAACAGGCGTTTTAGCGCAAGTAGCTTGCCAGATGCTGCCAATGGTAGCCATAGCGAAAGTGACTCTTCTAAAGGCGGAGGTTTGAGAGTTATAAATCCAGATCAACTAAGTGAAGCCGACTTGGATTCCATGAGGTGA
- a CDS encoding uncharacterized protein (PKUD0C07910) yields MYATPCMQPSSYNNSLCYISLLPTPGCPEIERLLCHRRSSWNNFFRRHQLLLFRHQLPFWVFPTATPIFPPPFLLLFLLPPRSYLPEMTGAQWGNGNNPILTARNQLTRKFLSVLRRSAAFFPPCYLFCIFVFFCIFVFVFCCIFVFVFFCFFCFFCICIFFFQPRLFTYCLSLVYEI; encoded by the coding sequence ATGTATGCAACCCCCTGCATGCAGCCATCATCTTACAACAACTCCTTATGCTACATTTCTCTATTACCCACTCCAGGATGCcctgaaattgaaaggCTACTCTGCCACCGTAGAAGCTCTTGGAATAACTTTTTCCGCCGGCACCAACTCCTGTTGTTCCGGCACCAACTCCCATTCTGGGTTTTTCCGACAGCAACTCCTATTTTTCCGCCCCcctttctccttctttttcttcttcctcccCGCTCGTATCTTCCTGAAATGACAGGCGCCCAATGGGGAAATGGAAACAATCCGATTCTCACCGCCCGCAATCAACTGACACGGAAGTTTCTCTCTGTTCTAAGAAGGAGCGCTGCTTTTTTCCCCCCATGTTACcttttttgtatttttgtatttttttgtatttttgtttttgtgttttgttgtatttttgtttttgtatttttttgttttttttgttttttttgtatttgtattttttttttccaaccTCGGTTATTTACATATTGTCTTTCTTTGGTATATGAAATTTAA
- a CDS encoding uncharacterized protein (PKUD0C07920; similar to Saccharomyces cerevisiae YCL018W (LEU2); ancestral locus Anc_1.402), with the protein MSTKNIVLLPGDHVGTEIVDEAVKVLKAISEAKPEIKFNFEHQLIGGAAIDATGVPLPDEALAAAKKADAVLLGAVGGPKWGTGSVRPEQGLLKIRKELNLYANLRPCNFASDKLLGLSPLKSEIVKGTDILIVRELVGGIYFGEREEDTGSGRAWDTEAYSVEEVTRITRMAAFLALQNDPPLPVWSIDKANVLASSRLWRKTVEHVMATEFPQLTLQHQLVDSAAMILVKSPTKLNGIMITSNMFGDILSDEASVIPGSLGLLPSASLASLPDTNKAFGLYEPCHGSAPDLPQNKVNPVATILSAAMMLKLSLNLVEEGRAIEQAVKNVLDSGIMTGDLGGSATTTEVGDAVAAEVKKLLS; encoded by the coding sequence ATGTCTACCAAAAATATCGTTCTTTTACCAGGAGACCATGTTGGTACCGAAATTGTCGATGAGGCCGTCAAGGTGCTCAAGGCCATCAGTGAGGCAAAGCCTGAGATCAAGTTCAACTTTGAGCACCAACTAATTGGTGGTGCTGCAATTGATGCCACCGGTGTTCCATTACCGGACGAGGCATTGGCTGCAGCCAAGAAGGCCGATGCAGTATTACTTGGTGCGGTTGGTGGTCCTAAATGGGGTACAGGTTCTGTGAGACCAGAACAGGGGTTGTTGAAGATCCGTAAGGAGTTGAACCTCTATGCGAACTTGAGGCCATGTAACTTTGCCAGTGACAAGCTACTCGGTCTCTCTCCCTTGAAGAGCGAGATCGTCAAGGGGACGGACATTTTGATTGTTAGAGAGTTGGTTGGAGGTATCTACTTTGGGGAGAGAGAGGAGGACACGGGAAGTGGTAGAGCGTGGGATACTGAGGCGTACTCGGTTGAGGAAGTTACTAGAATCACTAGAATGGCGGCATTTCTAGCGTTACAGAACGATCCGCCATTACCCGTATGGTCTATTGATAAGGCCAACGTTTTGGCATCGTCCCGATTATGGAGGAAAACCGTTGAACATGTCATGGCAACGGAATTCCCGCAATTGACTCTACAGCATCAGTTGGTCGACAGTGCGGCTATGATTTTAGTCAAGTCTCCAACGAAGCTCAACGGAATCATGATCACCTCCAACATGTTTGGCGACATTTTGTCCGACGAGGCCAGCGTTATTCCCGGTTCCTTGGGCCTCCTACCTTCCGCGTCTCTTGCTTCTCTACCAGACACAAACAAAGCCTTTGGTCTCTACGAACCATGTCATGGCTCTGCCCCAGACTTGCCCCAGAACAAGGTGAATCCAGTTGCCACCATTTTGTCGGCAGCAATGATGCTCAAGCTCTCCCTCAaccttgttgaagaaggcCGGGCTATTGAGCAGGCCGTCAAGAACGTCCTTGACTCGGGCATTATGACGGGAGACTTGGGTGGCTCTGCCACCACCACCGAGGTGGGAGATGCAGTTGCTGCAGAAGTGAAGAAGCTCCTCTCTTGA
- a CDS encoding uncharacterized protein (PKUD0C07930; similar to Saccharomyces cerevisiae YNL002C (RLP7); ancestral locus Anc_1.401) — translation MSIKNENPLNSNPEILLKKRKDADRLRVEKQQQAKRRAEERLKKQQSKRSGQKFLRAETIVARKLASEREKVRIKRVSKYDKQYFNEDTKEGEERLLFVFRISKPHMGEIPSRARKVLNILRLRKANQGTFVRLNKKVEPLLHLINPYVVVGTPSLATVRDLIQKRATVRIEITKDEDRTVEKKDGDETKSVEGADYKIIPLNDNNLIEDRLGEHGVICTEDIIFEIFKLGDAFLECCKFLEPFTLKEPVSGWGALSKLQRIEQKEESNKYKVSAKRNAPLNEVDIDTFISEQI, via the coding sequence ATGTCTATCAAGAACGAAAATCCTTTAAACTCGAATCCGGAGATCTTGCTAAAGAAACGTAAGGATGCAGACAGATTACGTGTTGAAAAGCAACAACAGGCTAAGCGTCGTGCTGAAGAGCGTCTTAAAAAGCAACAAAGCAAGAGATCAGGTCAAAAGTTTTTACGTGCAGAGACGATTGTTGCACGTAAGCTAGCCTCTGAACGTGAGAAGGTGAGAATTAAGAGAGTTAGTAAATACGACAAACAATACTTCAATGAGGACACAAAGGAAGGTGAGGAACGTCTCTTGTTTGTGTTCCGTATTTCCAAGCCGCATATGGGTGAAATTCCATCCAGGGCAAGGAAGGTACTGAACATTTTGCGGTTGAGGAAGGCCAACCAAGGTACTTTTGTGCGATTAAATAAGAAGGTTGAGCCACTATTACATTTGATCAATCCatatgttgttgttggcACGCCAAGTTTGGCCACTGTGAGAGATCTCATTCAAAAGAGGGCGACCGTTAGaattgaaatcaccaaGGACGAGGACAGAACCGTTGAGAAGAAGGACGGAGATGAGACGAAATCAGTCGAAGGTGCAGACTACAAGATCATTCCATTAAACGACAACAATCTGATTGAAGACAGACTCGGTGAACATGGGGTCATTTGTACCGAGGATATCATCTTTGAGATCTTCAAGTTAGGTGATGCCTTTTTAGAATGCTGCAAATTTTTAGAACCATTTACATTAAAGGAACCTGTTTCTGGATGGGGGGCATTGAGTAAATTACAAAGAATCGAACAGAAGGAGGAGTCCAACAAGTACAAGGTTTCAGCGAAGCGTAATGCGCCATTGAACGAGGTTGATATCGACACCTTCATCTCAGAACAAATCTAG